A window of Bacteroidota bacterium contains these coding sequences:
- a CDS encoding ATP-binding protein: protein MSVDGESQTLKLQSNPESISVVERMIDDVRSKYNVSEDMFGNMLVAVTEAVTNAIYHGNKSDPHKNISVSFAHNHNAITVTIADEGPGFDYYNLPDPTAPENLEKECGRGIFLMKHLTDQLIFSENGRVVEMNFKLGNN, encoded by the coding sequence ATGTCCGTGGACGGAGAAAGCCAGACTTTGAAACTACAATCCAACCCAGAGAGTATATCTGTCGTCGAGCGGATGATAGACGATGTTCGCAGCAAATACAATGTTAGCGAGGACATGTTTGGTAACATGCTGGTTGCCGTAACAGAAGCGGTGACCAATGCCATTTACCATGGCAACAAATCGGATCCTCATAAAAACATCAGTGTTTCTTTCGCGCACAATCACAATGCAATCACTGTGACTATCGCCGACGAAGGTCCGGGCTTCGATTATTACAATCTCCCCGATCCTACCGCGCCTGAAAATCTTGAAAAAGAATGTGGCCGCGGAATTTTTCTGATGAAGCATCTTACCGATCAGCTCATCTTCTCAGAAAACGGACGCGTGGTTGAGATGAATTTTAAATTGGGAAATAATTAA